CCTTGGCGGGTCGACCGCTGCGGCAAGCTTTTTCCCGGAGGCCGGGGGGAGGGCGTTGCGCCATGGCTAGCCAGCACAATCGTGCGCGACGGCCGATCCTTAGTTGGCGCAATGTGGAGCGTGTGGCGCTGATCTTCCTTTGGTTGGTGATCCTCGTTGTCAGCGCTGCGGGCTACTGGGGCCGCGATGAGTGGCAGTTGGACATATTGTCGAACTTCAAGATGCAGTATTACCTTGGCGCACTCATCTTGTGCGTGATTGCCGCCTGGCGCAGCTTCCGCGTGATCTTTTTTCTCGGGCTTGCATTGCTGCTGTGGAATGGCGTGGAGGTATTTAACTTTGCACCGCAAAGTGTCGACCCGGAGCCGCGGGTCTATCGCGCGATCAGTGCCAATGTCTATACCGGCAACAATCAGGTGGACCGCACCGTTGCGTGGATTCGCCAGCAGGAGCCGGACTTCGTTGCTTTGATCGAAATCACCGCCGAGTGGGAGGACGACCTGGATGCGCTCGAAGACATCTTCCCCTACCAGCGCAAGCAGATGTGGGGCGGGCGTTACGGAGCCATCGTGCTCTCGAAGTATCCACCCACCGCGCAGGGCGCAGCGCTGGGCTATGCGGGCGTGGGTTCAGTGCCAATGGAAGTCATGACGCCTGACGGTCCGCTGATCGTGCTGCTGATACACCCGCTCTCGCCGACCAATGAGCGCTCATGGAATTACCGCAGTAACGCGCTGGCCTCGATTGCGGAGTTTGCCCAAGCAAATGCTGACCGTGCGCCCATGCTTGTCATGGGGGATATGAATACCACCCCCTGGTCGCCGTTTTACCGAGACTTTGTATCGCAAAGTGAATTGCATCCGGTGGTAACGAGTTTTTTGCCGCGTCGCACTTGGCCCACGCGCAATCCGCTACTGTGGATCCCCATCGACCACTTTTTCCTGTCCAATGGCCTTGGTCCGATAACGCAATGGACGGGTCCCGATCTCGGCAGTGATCATTACCCGATCGGGTTGGACTTTTGCTTTGTAGCGCAGAGTAAGTGAGAGTGCCCGTCGGTTGGCTGGTTCGTAGCGGTTAAGCTGAACCGGAGGGCAACGCTCTGTCGTTGCCACCCCATGTAACCGACAACGCCGTTCCCTCAATGAGCGGAACCGATCAACGTCGGAATGTAGGGCTCGCGCTCGCGCGATGCCGCCTTTGCCTCACCGCCTACCAGCAGGATGCTGCGTCGCGCGAGCGCGAGCCCTACATTCCGCCATTGTCCAAACTCCGTGAATCCGACCTTCGCGGCGAGTGGTGGCAACAACGGAGTGTTGCCCTCCGGGAAGTAAACGGAACTTAAGGCAAACCGACTTCAGTGCTTCAGCCGCATGGTGTGCATTTGCACCGGGGCACCGCAGGAATCGTCGAATTGGATGGCTGCCTCCACGCCGTGTTTGGCAATCGAGGCCGGGTCTTTCAGGCGATCATAGCATGCGTGCATCGCGCCGAGCGCGTATTCGCGGCCAGCGCCGATCGCCCAGTAGCGGCTGTATTCATTGACGTTGCGGTAGCTGCTGATCCCGATGATGCCCTTCGGTGTGATGAGTAGGCCGTCGAGTTGCGAGGACTCCACCGGCTGGCTTTTGTCCTCATGCGTTTCGAGGAAGAAGTCGTCACGCAAAATGGTGTGCAGGCCGCGAAGGGTGTCAAAAATTCCCTGGCGCGAATAGTCGTCCATGGCGTCAGGGTAATCGCGGATAAGGGTTTCGGCGATGTTGCCCAGCGCGCCCCAGCCGATCAGCCCCAGCCAGCATGGGCCCCATTTGTAGAGCTTGTGGTGGTTCACCTTGTGCTCGGGTGGCACCCGCATGCTGCCAGCGGTGAAGAGTGAATCCGCCGCGATGGCGACTCGGTTTCCTTTTTCCACGGCAACGATTACGGACATGCCGCTATTGTTGGGCTCGTGGCCACATTGCCAACCAAATAAATGCCAGGCGTGGTGCGGGCTGCGGAGAAATGTCGTAAACTGCGGCTTGTATTAATCGGTCGGGGTCTGCTAACAAAGCGCATGCGAAAATTGTTCAGCTTTGTGCTGCTGGTCGCCACGGCCATCGCCTGGTTTTCTGTCGTTGCCCCCGCTCAGGAGACAACCGTTGCTCGGGAGCTTGAGGCTAAGCAGGAGTCGGCTCCGGCAGATTCTGCCGATGAGAAGCCCGCCCCAGCCGAGGCCGCGGCTACCAAGGAGTCAACCGAGGCACAGCATCCCACGCCAGTCGACGAGGCCGCGACGCTGGTGGGTGAGACCGCCTCGGACCTCGGAGACTCGCTGCGCACGTCGGTGCTCGATATCGCCCATGATGCGGTGGATGCCACGGGCTTCCGCTCCGAGATTTCTACGTTTCTGAATTTTAAGATCGGCAGTTTCCGCATGAAGGATCTCGCACTGAGTTTCTTCATTTTGCTCGTGGCCATGATGATGCGCAACTTCCTGACACGCGTCTTTTTCAAGCGTTTGCAGGCGATGGCGCGCAAGACTGCCTTCGAGCACGACGACGAACTGCTGAAAGTCCTTGAAAAGCCGTTCTCTCTTTTCCTGCTTGCGCTCGGTATTTATTTGGCGATTTTGGCGCTGCCGCTGAGCTCGATGCTCGAGGGGCTGGTGGGCGATCTATTCCGTGGGCTCACGATGGTGCTCGCAGTGTGGGGTATGCTGCGCGCCACAGACATCTTTACTAACATATTCAGCAATCAACTGGCCGCGCGCAACTCAGCGCTCCATGGCTTCGTGCCGACGATTAATAAGTCGCTGAAAATCTTTATCGTGATCGTGGGCGTGCTGCTGGTGATCGATAATTTGGGCTATAACGTCGGTGGCATTCTGGCCACCCTCGGCTTGGGCGGTGCGGCGATTGCCTTTGCCTCGCAGGACACGATTAAGAACCTGTTTGGCACGTTCATGATCATGCTCGACCGACCGTTTAAAGTGGGCGACTGGATTATGGTGGGTGACAAAGTAGACGGCGATGTGGAAGAAATTGGCCTGCGTTCGACCAAAGTGCGCACTTGGCCGAAAACCGTCATTTCCATCCCGAACGGCGTCCTGGCCAACGAATATATTAACAACTGGACGCGCATGCCCAAGCGCCGCGTGAAGCAGGTGATCGGCATCACCTACGAGGCGACCGCGGAGGATATGGAGGCGCTGGTGCAGGACATTCGGCAGATTCTTGGCAACGATGAGGGCGTCAACCAGGAGTTTATTTTGGTCAATTTTACCGACTTCGGCAGTAG
The genomic region above belongs to Cerasicoccus sp. TK19100 and contains:
- a CDS encoding endonuclease/exonuclease/phosphatase family protein produces the protein MASQHNRARRPILSWRNVERVALIFLWLVILVVSAAGYWGRDEWQLDILSNFKMQYYLGALILCVIAAWRSFRVIFFLGLALLLWNGVEVFNFAPQSVDPEPRVYRAISANVYTGNNQVDRTVAWIRQQEPDFVALIEITAEWEDDLDALEDIFPYQRKQMWGGRYGAIVLSKYPPTAQGAALGYAGVGSVPMEVMTPDGPLIVLLIHPLSPTNERSWNYRSNALASIAEFAQANADRAPMLVMGDMNTTPWSPFYRDFVSQSELHPVVTSFLPRRTWPTRNPLLWIPIDHFFLSNGLGPITQWTGPDLGSDHYPIGLDFCFVAQSK
- a CDS encoding mechanosensitive ion channel family protein, which codes for MRKLFSFVLLVATAIAWFSVVAPAQETTVARELEAKQESAPADSADEKPAPAEAAATKESTEAQHPTPVDEAATLVGETASDLGDSLRTSVLDIAHDAVDATGFRSEISTFLNFKIGSFRMKDLALSFFILLVAMMMRNFLTRVFFKRLQAMARKTAFEHDDELLKVLEKPFSLFLLALGIYLAILALPLSSMLEGLVGDLFRGLTMVLAVWGMLRATDIFTNIFSNQLAARNSALHGFVPTINKSLKIFIVIVGVLLVIDNLGYNVGGILATLGLGGAAIAFASQDTIKNLFGTFMIMLDRPFKVGDWIMVGDKVDGDVEEIGLRSTKVRTWPKTVISIPNGVLANEYINNWTRMPKRRVKQVIGITYEATAEDMEALVQDIRQILGNDEGVNQEFILVNFTDFGSSSLDILVYYFTLSTKWLEYMDVRQRVNCKIMRAIHKRGLSVAFPTRTLYLDGQVARHMAQVDYEDRWETQPGRGAMGGGRPADTGIDPNRPPGQLGGGNDGDGRLPGDYGSQFPQ